One segment of Dolichospermum sp. DET69 DNA contains the following:
- a CDS encoding type II toxin-antitoxin system HicB family antitoxin — MITEYIAKAMQKANYELLEDGTFYGEIPDCEGVWSQANTLESCRENLQDALEGWVIVGIRLGHQFPVLDGVGLNSLQEAA; from the coding sequence ATGATAACTGAATACATTGCCAAAGCCATGCAAAAGGCAAACTATGAGTTGCTAGAAGACGGTACTTTTTACGGGGAAATTCCTGATTGTGAAGGTGTGTGGAGTCAAGCCAACACCCTGGAATCCTGTCGAGAGAACTTGCAAGATGCTTTAGAAGGCTGGGTTATCGTGGGAATCCGTTTGGGTCATCAATTCCCCGTGCTTGATGGTGTGGGCTTAAATTCACTACAAGAGGCTGCCTGA
- a CDS encoding M10 family metallopeptidase C-terminal domain-containing protein, protein MNTVLNSALTLTYNQLSTFAGLEKFWQVFDTAFGTQYNRSGAEILRLQWLSGDFGQLPQIEILDSNILGGANGAYASSNNKIYLSANFLATSTAETLVGTLLEEIGHFVDAHINLSDSAGDEGAIFAELVQGYSLDTQTLQALKAEDDHATITVNGQFIQVEQQNFTGTSGNDNITGTSGDDVIQGLGGNDTLSGQGGNDQLSGGLGSDILTGGTGKDQFALEYFSDSSSAQNQDIVSDFIKGEDQIDVRTIGISDYNTILALTSDDIDANALITTRYYNYYADGYYRLKINGISKTQLQATDFNFNTTVVNDTFTGTSYRDDLFGGFGNDSLQGNGGDDRLFGEQGDDKLSGGSGSDTLYGGAGKDQFALEYFSDSSSAQNQDIVSDFIKGEDQIDVRTIGISDYNTILALTSDDIDANALITTRYYNYYADGYYQLKINGISKSQLQATDFNFKTAVVNDTFTGTSNRDDLFGGFGNDSLQGNGGDDRLFGEQGDDKLSGGSGSDTLYGGAGKDQFALEYFSDSSSAQNQDIVSDFIKGEDQIDVRTIGISDYNTILALTSDDIDANALITTRYYNYYADGYYRLKINGISKTQLQATDFNFNTTVANDTFTGTSYRDDLFGGFGNDSLQGNGGDDRLFGEQGDDKLSGGSGSDTLYGGAGKDQFALEYFSDSSSAQNQDIVSDFIKGEDQIDVRTIGISDYNTILALTSDDINANALITTRYYNYYADGYYQLKINGISKSQLQATDFNFKTAVVDDTFTGTSYRDDLFGGFGNDSLQGNGGDDRLFGEQGDDKLSGGSGSDTLYGGAGKDQFALEYFSDSSSAQNQDIVSDFIKGEDQIDVRTIGISDYNTILALTSDDINANALITTRYYNYYADGYYQLKINGISKSQLQATDFNFKTAVVDDTFTGTSYRDDLFGGFGNDSLQGNGGDDRLFGEQGDDKLSGGSGSDTLYGGEGSDTAVYSGTYSQYQITSSGGVFTITDSVNNRDGIDTLYGIQKVQFSDQTITITDNDGLPTLSINDVTITEGNSGTTNAVFTVTRSGTASQPITVNYATANGTATAGTDFTNTTGTLTFATNETTKTITILILGDTSVEGNETFFVNLSNATNATIADTQGQGTINNDDVALPTITLAVSPTSVTEDGTANLVYTFTRTGITTNALTVNYGITGTADSTDYIGATPGTGKTITFAANSATATLTIDPTADTIVESNETVALTLATGTDYTIGTTTAVIGTITNDDLLPNLNLSANQTIVEGNTNLQNVTYTVTLSSTSTQTITVQYATANGTAIAGSDYTSTSGTLTFNPGVTSQVINIPILNDSINEANETFSLTLNSPTNASLGTSQTVTTTISDTLSAAATTTLPTNVENLTLTGTAAINGTGNAGNNVLTGNSANNTLSGLNGNDTYSFVANSALGTDTITETTTGGIDNLDFTGTTPAVNVNLGVATSQTVNSNLKLILSANNVIENATGGTGNDRLTGNALNNTLNGGSGNDQLQGLGGDDSLGGGAGNDILNGGIGNDSLWGGLGDDVLTGGVGNDQYLFQSDSVFSTSLGVDYISDFEAGIDQIVLSKITFNAITNTVGQALTDFAVVSDDEFVNASNARIVFSQGTGSLFYNQDGNVLGTGTVFEFARLGNPDITLSSSNFSLIA, encoded by the coding sequence ATGAATACTGTACTCAATTCTGCCCTGACGCTGACATATAACCAACTCAGCACCTTTGCTGGTTTAGAGAAGTTCTGGCAGGTTTTTGATACCGCTTTTGGTACACAATACAACCGCAGCGGTGCGGAAATTCTGCGTTTACAGTGGCTATCTGGTGATTTTGGTCAACTTCCGCAAATTGAAATTCTTGATAGTAACATTCTTGGCGGTGCTAATGGGGCTTATGCTAGTAGCAATAATAAGATTTATTTATCAGCTAATTTTCTCGCAACTTCTACAGCAGAAACTTTGGTTGGTACGCTGTTAGAAGAAATTGGACATTTTGTGGATGCTCATATCAATCTCAGTGATAGTGCTGGAGATGAAGGGGCGATTTTTGCTGAGTTGGTACAGGGTTACAGTCTGGATACTCAGACTTTACAGGCTTTGAAGGCTGAGGATGATCACGCGACTATTACGGTAAATGGGCAATTTATTCAGGTAGAACAGCAGAATTTTACGGGAACGTCAGGTAATGACAATATTACGGGAACATCTGGAGATGATGTCATTCAAGGGTTAGGCGGTAATGATACACTTTCTGGACAAGGAGGAAATGATCAATTATCCGGGGGATTAGGTTCTGATATACTAACAGGAGGCACTGGTAAAGATCAATTTGCCTTAGAATATTTCTCTGATTCTTCTTCTGCTCAAAATCAAGATATAGTTAGTGATTTTATCAAGGGAGAAGACCAAATTGATGTCAGAACTATTGGTATCAGTGACTATAACACTATCTTAGCTCTGACCAGTGATGATATTGATGCTAATGCCTTAATTACCACCCGTTATTACAACTATTACGCGGATGGTTATTATCGCCTCAAAATCAATGGTATTAGCAAAACTCAACTGCAAGCCACTGATTTTAATTTTAATACCACAGTTGTAAATGACACTTTCACCGGAACTTCTTATCGGGATGATTTGTTTGGTGGTTTCGGTAATGATAGCCTCCAAGGAAATGGAGGTGATGACCGTTTATTCGGTGAACAAGGAGATGATAAATTATCCGGTGGTTCTGGTTCTGATACCCTGTATGGGGGTGCTGGTAAAGATCAATTTGCCTTAGAATATTTCTCTGATTCTTCTTCTGCTCAAAATCAAGATATAGTTAGTGATTTTATCAAGGGAGAAGACCAAATTGATGTCAGAACTATTGGTATCAGTGACTATAACACTATCTTAGCTCTGACCAGTGATGATATTGATGCTAATGCCTTAATTACCACCCGCTATTACAACTATTACGCGGATGGTTATTATCAACTAAAAATCAATGGTATTAGTAAAAGTCAACTACAAGCCACTGATTTTAATTTCAAGACTGCGGTTGTCAATGACACTTTCACCGGAACTTCTAATCGGGATGATTTGTTTGGTGGTTTCGGTAATGATAGCCTCCAAGGAAATGGAGGTGATGACCGTTTATTCGGTGAACAAGGAGATGATAAATTATCCGGTGGTTCTGGTTCTGATACCCTGTATGGGGGTGCTGGTAAAGATCAATTTGCCTTAGAATATTTCTCTGATTCTTCTTCTGCTCAAAATCAAGATATAGTTAGTGATTTTATCAAGGGAGAAGACCAAATTGATGTCAGAACTATTGGTATCAGTGACTATAACACTATCTTAGCTCTGACCAGTGATGATATTGATGCTAATGCCTTAATTACCACCCGTTATTACAACTATTACGCGGATGGTTATTATCGCCTCAAAATCAATGGTATTAGCAAAACTCAACTGCAAGCCACTGATTTTAATTTTAATACCACAGTTGCAAATGACACTTTCACCGGAACTTCTTATCGGGATGATTTGTTTGGTGGTTTCGGTAATGATAGCCTCCAAGGAAATGGAGGTGATGACCGTTTATTCGGTGAACAAGGAGATGATAAATTATCCGGTGGTTCTGGTTCTGATACCCTGTATGGGGGTGCTGGTAAAGATCAATTTGCCTTAGAATATTTCTCTGATTCTTCTTCTGCCCAAAACCAAGATATAGTTAGTGATTTTATCAAAGGAGAAGACCAAATTGATGTCAGAACTATTGGTATTAGTGACTATAACACTATCTTAGCTTTGACCAGTGATGATATTAACGCTAATGCCTTAATTACCACCCGTTATTACAACTATTACGCGGATGGTTATTATCAACTAAAAATCAATGGTATTAGTAAAAGTCAACTACAAGCCACTGATTTTAATTTCAAGACTGCGGTGGTTGATGACACTTTCACGGGAACTTCTTATCGGGATGATTTGTTTGGTGGTTTCGGTAATGATAGCCTCCAAGGAAATGGAGGTGATGACCGTTTATTCGGTGAACAAGGAGATGATAAATTATCCGGTGGTTCTGGTTCTGATACCCTTTATGGGGGTGCTGGTAAAGATCAATTTGCCTTAGAATATTTCTCTGATTCTTCTTCTGCCCAAAACCAAGATATAGTTAGTGATTTTATCAAAGGAGAAGACCAAATTGATGTCAGAACTATTGGTATTAGTGACTATAACACTATCTTAGCTTTGACCAGTGATGATATTAACGCTAATGCCTTAATTACCACCCGTTATTACAACTATTACGCGGATGGTTATTATCAACTAAAAATCAATGGTATTAGTAAAAGTCAACTACAAGCCACTGATTTTAATTTCAAGACTGCGGTGGTTGATGACACTTTCACGGGAACTTCTTATCGGGATGATTTGTTTGGTGGTTTCGGTAATGATAGCCTCCAAGGAAATGGAGGTGATGACCGTTTATTCGGTGAACAAGGAGATGATAAATTATCCGGTGGTTCTGGTTCTGATACCCTTTATGGAGGTGAAGGAAGCGATACGGCTGTTTATTCAGGTACTTATTCCCAATATCAAATTACCAGTTCAGGAGGAGTATTTACCATTACCGATTCTGTCAATAATCGTGATGGTATAGATACATTATATGGAATTCAAAAAGTACAATTTTCAGATCAAACCATAACTATTACTGATAATGATGGTTTACCAACCCTCTCCATTAATGATGTAACTATCACGGAAGGAAATAGCGGTACAACCAATGCAGTGTTTACCGTCACCCGTTCTGGTACTGCTAGTCAACCTATCACTGTTAACTATGCCACTGCTAATGGTACAGCAACAGCAGGTACCGACTTTACTAACACTACTGGTACTCTCACCTTTGCCACAAATGAAACTACTAAGACTATCACAATACTCATTCTTGGTGATACCAGTGTGGAGGGTAATGAGACATTTTTTGTTAACCTGAGTAACGCCACAAATGCCACTATTGCCGATACTCAAGGTCAGGGTACTATCAATAATGATGATGTAGCTCTACCCACCATTACCCTAGCAGTATCTCCAACCAGCGTCACCGAAGATGGTACAGCTAACCTAGTTTACACTTTCACCCGAACTGGAATTACCACTAATGCTTTAACTGTCAACTATGGCATCACTGGTACAGCCGATAGTACCGACTATATAGGTGCAACACCAGGAACAGGCAAAACTATTACCTTTGCAGCTAATTCAGCCACAGCCACTTTAACCATTGACCCCACAGCCGATACAATTGTTGAAAGTAATGAAACTGTGGCTTTAACTTTGGCAACAGGAACAGATTACACCATTGGGACAACAACAGCCGTCATAGGAACTATTACTAATGATGACTTATTACCTAATCTTAACCTCAGTGCTAACCAGACCATAGTTGAAGGTAATACCAACCTTCAAAACGTTACTTATACCGTTACTCTTTCCAGCACTAGCACCCAAACTATTACTGTCCAATATGCCACTGCTAACGGTACAGCCATAGCAGGATCAGACTATACCAGCACCAGCGGAACTCTCACCTTTAACCCTGGTGTTACCAGTCAAGTGATCAATATTCCTATTCTCAATGATTCCATAAATGAAGCTAATGAAACATTTAGCCTCACCCTTAATTCTCCCACTAATGCCAGCTTGGGTACAAGCCAAACTGTAACTACAACCATAAGCGATACCCTCAGCGCCGCTGCTACCACTACTCTACCAACCAACGTCGAAAACCTCACCCTCACAGGAACAGCGGCTATCAATGGCACGGGTAACGCAGGTAATAATGTCCTTACTGGTAATAGTGCCAATAACACCCTCTCAGGTCTCAATGGTAATGATACATACTCCTTTGTTGCTAATAGTGCCTTGGGAACTGACACAATTACGGAAACAACAACAGGGGGTATTGATAATCTTGACTTTACTGGGACGACTCCTGCTGTCAATGTGAATTTGGGTGTTGCAACTTCACAAACGGTCAATAGTAATCTTAAACTGATTCTCTCTGCTAATAACGTCATCGAAAATGCGACAGGTGGTACAGGAAATGACCGTCTAACAGGTAATGCTCTAAATAATACCTTAAATGGCGGTAGTGGTAATGACCAACTGCAAGGGTTAGGAGGAGATGACAGTCTTGGGGGAGGAGCAGGTAATGATATTCTCAACGGTGGAATCGGTAATGATAGCCTCTGGGGAGGACTTGGTGATGATGTCCTGACGGGCGGAGTTGGTAATGATCAATATCTGTTTCAAAGTGATAGTGTCTTTAGTACCAGCTTAGGCGTTGATTACATTAGCGATTTTGAAGCAGGAATTGATCAGATTGTATTAAGTAAAATCACTTTCAATGCCATTACTAATACTGTCGGACAGGCTTTAACTGACTTTGCAGTTGTTAGTGATGATGAATTTGTCAATGCTAGTAACGCTCGTATTGTCTTTAGTCAAGGTACGGGAAGTCTGTTCTATAACCAAGACGGAAACGTTTTGGGTACAGGAACAGTGTTTGAATTTGCCCGTTTAGGTAATCCTGATATCACCCTCAGTAGTAGTAATTTCAGTTTGATTGCTTAA
- the topA gene encoding type I DNA topoisomerase encodes MSTLVIVESPTKARTIRNYLPKDYVVEASMGHVRDLPQSASEIPAAVKGEKWAQLGVNVEADFEPIYVVPKDKKKIVTQLKEALKGVTELILATDEDREGESISWHLYQLLKPKVPTKRMVFHEITKEAIQKALKDCRTIDEQLVRAQETRRILDRLVGYTLSPLLWKKIAWGLSAGRVQSVAVRLLVTKERQRRAFHEGTYWDLKAILEQEKTPFSAVLIALGGTKVATGSDFDSTTGRITAGRNVVLLNEAEAEALRTRLEGKPWTVTEMEERPVTRKPAPPFTTSTLQQESNRKLRLTARDTMRVAQNLYEQGYITYMRTDSVHLSDQAITAARNCVEQKYGKEYLSPQPRQYTTKSKGAQEAHEAIRPAGSSFRTPQETGLGGREFAVYDLIWKRTVACQMADSRQTQVTVQIQVEDAGFRSSGKRIDFPGYLRAYVEGSDDPEAALEDQEVILPALKVGDHPQCNELAAVGHETQPPARYTEATLVKTLESEGIGRPSTYASIIGTIIDKDYAQLVNNALVPTFTAFAVTDLLEKHFPDIVDPSFTSKMEQTLDEIATGEAKWLPYLKKFYLGEKGLETLVRERETEIDASQARTVQLENLDAKVRIGKYGPYIEVTNGEEVITASIPKNLTPADLNPKQVEILLKQKTVGPDQLGRHPETGEPIYIKLGTYGPYVQLGDKTEENPKPKQASLLKGVTPETVTLDMAVGLLSLPRALGTHPETGGKIQTSLGRFGPYVVHDQGKEGKDYRSLKSTDDVLTISLNRALELLAEPKKGRASSKSKSKEALRELGLHPEDDSPVNIYDGPYGPYIKHGKTNASIPEGESVENITLSTAIELLSAKASTKSPRKSTKSTTKSTTTKSTTSRGKKKDAAS; translated from the coding sequence ATGTCAACTCTTGTTATCGTCGAATCTCCCACAAAAGCGCGTACCATTCGCAACTACCTACCAAAAGACTATGTGGTAGAAGCTTCAATGGGTCATGTCCGTGACCTTCCCCAGTCGGCCAGTGAAATTCCCGCCGCCGTCAAAGGGGAAAAATGGGCGCAGCTTGGGGTAAATGTAGAAGCCGACTTTGAACCAATTTATGTTGTCCCCAAAGACAAAAAGAAAATTGTCACTCAGCTAAAAGAAGCCCTCAAAGGCGTAACTGAACTGATTTTGGCCACAGACGAAGACCGGGAAGGGGAAAGCATTAGTTGGCATTTATACCAATTGCTCAAGCCTAAAGTGCCGACAAAGCGGATGGTATTTCATGAAATAACCAAAGAAGCCATTCAAAAAGCTTTGAAGGACTGCCGCACCATTGATGAGCAGTTAGTTCGCGCCCAAGAAACCCGGCGGATTTTAGATCGCTTGGTAGGATATACCCTATCGCCGCTGCTGTGGAAAAAAATTGCCTGGGGGTTATCCGCTGGGCGAGTGCAATCTGTAGCAGTCAGATTATTAGTCACAAAAGAACGACAACGCAGAGCCTTCCATGAAGGTACATATTGGGATTTAAAAGCCATTCTTGAGCAAGAAAAAACTCCTTTCAGTGCCGTGCTAATAGCTCTAGGAGGCACAAAAGTTGCTACAGGCAGCGATTTCGACTCAACAACGGGCAGAATTACCGCAGGTCGCAATGTCGTCTTACTCAACGAAGCCGAAGCCGAAGCCCTAAGAACCCGCCTAGAAGGAAAACCTTGGACAGTGACAGAGATGGAAGAACGTCCTGTCACCCGCAAACCTGCACCACCATTCACTACTTCCACACTACAACAAGAATCTAACCGCAAATTGCGCTTGACGGCACGGGATACCATGCGGGTTGCCCAGAATTTGTATGAGCAAGGGTATATTACCTATATGCGGACAGATTCGGTGCATTTATCCGATCAAGCGATTACCGCCGCCCGCAATTGTGTAGAACAAAAATACGGGAAAGAATATCTTAGTCCCCAACCAAGACAATACACAACCAAATCTAAAGGCGCACAAGAAGCACACGAAGCCATTCGTCCCGCTGGTAGCAGTTTCCGCACGCCCCAAGAAACCGGTTTAGGTGGAAGAGAATTTGCTGTATATGACTTGATTTGGAAACGCACTGTCGCTTGTCAAATGGCTGACTCTCGCCAAACTCAAGTTACTGTGCAGATTCAAGTGGAAGACGCTGGTTTTCGTTCCTCTGGTAAGCGCATAGATTTTCCAGGATACCTCCGCGCCTATGTAGAAGGTTCTGATGATCCTGAAGCCGCTTTAGAAGATCAAGAAGTAATTTTACCTGCTCTTAAAGTTGGAGATCATCCTCAATGTAATGAACTCGCAGCGGTAGGACATGAAACCCAACCTCCCGCCCGTTACACCGAAGCAACTCTCGTTAAAACCTTAGAAAGTGAAGGTATTGGTCGTCCTAGTACCTACGCCAGCATTATTGGCACAATCATTGATAAAGATTATGCCCAACTGGTGAATAATGCCCTAGTTCCCACTTTCACCGCTTTTGCTGTGACTGATTTACTGGAAAAACATTTTCCCGATATTGTTGATCCCAGTTTTACTTCTAAAATGGAGCAAACCTTGGATGAAATTGCCACAGGTGAAGCTAAATGGCTACCTTACTTAAAGAAATTTTATCTTGGTGAAAAAGGTTTAGAAACTTTAGTCAGGGAACGAGAAACCGAAATTGATGCTAGTCAAGCCAGAACTGTACAACTAGAAAATTTAGATGCTAAAGTCCGAATTGGTAAATATGGGCCTTACATCGAAGTTACCAATGGTGAGGAAGTAATTACAGCTTCTATCCCCAAAAACCTCACACCGGCTGACCTGAACCCCAAACAGGTGGAAATTCTCCTCAAACAAAAAACCGTCGGACCAGACCAACTTGGTCGTCACCCGGAAACTGGAGAACCAATTTATATCAAACTTGGTACTTATGGTCCCTACGTTCAGTTAGGCGATAAAACTGAAGAAAATCCCAAACCTAAACAAGCTTCTTTACTCAAAGGTGTAACACCGGAAACAGTCACTTTAGACATGGCTGTTGGTTTATTATCCCTCCCCCGTGCCTTGGGAACTCACCCAGAAACTGGTGGTAAAATCCAAACTAGTTTAGGACGATTTGGCCCCTATGTTGTCCATGATCAAGGGAAAGAGGGAAAAGATTACCGTTCCCTAAAATCTACAGATGATGTCTTGACAATTTCTTTAAATCGGGCTTTAGAATTATTGGCAGAACCCAAAAAAGGGCGTGCGTCCAGCAAGAGTAAGTCCAAAGAAGCTTTACGGGAGTTGGGTTTACATCCAGAAGATGATTCCCCAGTCAATATCTATGATGGACCCTATGGACCTTACATTAAACATGGGAAAACTAATGCCAGTATTCCTGAAGGTGAATCAGTAGAAAATATCACGTTATCGACAGCTATCGAATTACTTTCCGCCAAAGCATCTACAAAATCTCCTCGCAAAAGCACTAAATCAACTACTAAGTCAACTACTACTAAATCAACAACCTCTAGAGGGAAAAAGAAAGACGCTGCAAGTTAA
- the aroQ gene encoding type II 3-dehydroquinate dehydratase — MPALSILVLHGPNLNLLGLREPGIYGSLTLAEINRLLESKAMELQAKVSSVQSNHEGVLVDAIHGALGKNQGIVINAGAYTHTSVALRDAIAAVNLPTVEVHLSNIYRREDFRHHSYIAPVVIGQISGFGAQSYLLGLQALVYHLRQ, encoded by the coding sequence TTGCCAGCTTTAAGTATTCTGGTGCTGCACGGTCCAAATCTAAATTTGCTAGGACTCAGAGAACCCGGCATTTATGGTTCTTTAACCTTGGCAGAAATTAATCGCTTGTTAGAGTCCAAAGCTATGGAACTACAAGCGAAAGTGTCGTCTGTGCAGTCAAATCATGAAGGGGTTTTAGTAGATGCTATTCACGGAGCATTAGGCAAAAATCAGGGAATTGTCATTAATGCTGGAGCTTACACTCATACTAGTGTAGCTTTGCGAGATGCGATCGCTGCTGTTAATTTACCTACTGTTGAAGTACATCTGAGTAATATTTATCGTCGGGAAGATTTCCGCCATCATTCTTATATCGCACCAGTGGTAATTGGTCAAATAAGTGGCTTTGGCGCTCAAAGTTATCTATTAGGCTTACAAGCACTAGTGTATCATTTACGGCAGTAA
- a CDS encoding ADP-ribosylglycohydrolase family protein — translation MRYSLVNRVRGAFLGAFLGESLAKPNSFNLGKIAVLGTESLISLGKLDVDDWLKRQQQANIKLETNINSWGQIILATLPVAIFFHEDTGKMRENILEVQKIWNWQNEPVVRDASLIIGYAIAQSLNEKLNPHSLISEMVSFLDQTSTSLPQQLIKVNDLLKKGAGLETARRELSSAEKLTSNIGLAFYCFLSTLEDFPLTVLRANQNHDFANQNVTGAIAGVLSGSYNTTVGIPVNWQISPSVTNSPAWGLENFTQILKLADTMMAVWSGVYNFSNDCGKFVETRYTIFAAPHIIRRR, via the coding sequence ATGCGTTATTCTCTCGTTAATCGGGTTAGGGGTGCTTTTCTAGGAGCTTTTTTAGGAGAGAGTTTAGCTAAACCGAATAGTTTTAATTTGGGTAAAATTGCCGTTTTAGGTACGGAAAGTTTAATCAGTTTAGGCAAGTTGGATGTAGATGACTGGTTAAAGCGTCAACAACAAGCAAATATTAAATTAGAAACAAATATTAACTCCTGGGGACAAATAATTCTCGCTACATTACCAGTGGCGATATTTTTTCATGAAGATACTGGGAAAATGCGAGAAAATATCCTAGAAGTGCAAAAAATATGGAATTGGCAAAATGAGCCAGTGGTAAGAGATGCTAGTTTAATCATAGGATATGCGATCGCTCAATCCCTCAATGAAAAACTTAACCCCCATAGCCTCATTTCTGAAATGGTTAGTTTTTTAGATCAAACATCAACTTCTTTACCACAACAATTAATAAAAGTCAATGACTTATTAAAAAAAGGTGCGGGACTAGAAACAGCACGAAGGGAATTAAGCAGTGCAGAAAAATTAACTAGTAATATTGGTTTAGCTTTTTACTGCTTTCTGAGTACCCTAGAAGACTTTCCCCTAACTGTATTACGAGCTAATCAAAATCACGATTTTGCCAATCAAAATGTTACAGGTGCGATCGCTGGAGTATTATCGGGGTCATATAACACTACAGTTGGTATACCTGTAAATTGGCAAATTTCCCCCTCAGTCACTAACTCCCCAGCCTGGGGACTTGAGAATTTTACCCAAATATTAAAATTAGCCGATACAATGATGGCGGTGTGGTCTGGAGTTTATAACTTTAGTAATGATTGTGGCAAATTTGTAGAGACAAGATATACTATTTTTGCAGCTCCTCATATTATCCGTAGACGCTGA